DNA sequence from the Coffea arabica cultivar ET-39 chromosome 11c, Coffea Arabica ET-39 HiFi, whole genome shotgun sequence genome:
GGGTGTACTTGAGATGTAGCAAAAGTATTACTACTATTTACACCGGCACTGGAGAGAAggaacatccaaatccaaatgaTTATAATCCTGTTTCACAGGACACTTTCCCAAGATAACAACAAAATTAGTTGCTAGGTGAACTATGCACTGCAATCAGGATATTGAGCACATACATTCCACTCTCCAAGTTTTATATAACTGAGAACCTGATATACTCGATATGTTCCACTATTGCCATCATGAAGCGGCTTTGATTTGTAAAAAGGTTTTGGTTTCCCTTTTTCCCTTTCCTCAACGTATATGTGATCAATTTCCATGACCATAGCCCATTGAATTGCTTCGAGTGCGAATGTTTCTACGATCATAAACGGGATTTCCAGGGTCCAATGGCTTTATCACCATAGCTTCCCGCCGCCTGTCCTGCTGCACTGCTCCAAACACAATCTCATTGGTTTTCTCGGGACTTTGCTCAAAGTAGGTGTGGGGGGCTGATGAATGATGCTGATGACGGTGTTGCTGTTTCTGCATCTGCTGCAGAGGCTGCTGCTGAAAGTTTCCATCCCAGCCACTATAGAAAGCATGGCTTTCTCGGAGCTGCTGCATCTTATTTTCAGAATCCTTTGACATGAATGCATAGGTTTTCCTCGGAGTAGGGGTTCTGGCTTCAATTGATGGGGGCTCATCTTCATCTGGTACTTCGTAGCTGTCTTGTACAGGCCAACCTTGTGAATACTTCTGCTGCTGTTCTTGTGGTTGAGACTGATAATTCCATGATTTTCTTTGGAACCAAGGAAATAGTCCACCCAAAATTTCTAAGGCAGATGCTCCAGTTTGTCCCAGCAGCCTCCCTAGGGATCCAAAAAAACTTTCTTCTTGCTTGTCCTCTTCGTCTTCAGTTGGAATCAGTGGTGGCCTTACTGATGACTTCACTGGCATTTGATATGGATTTTCAGAGCTTGGTTTCAGCAAGCTCTCATCCTTCTAAGGAAAAATGACAGATTCAGAAAATGGATAATACAGGATTTTGGCACCAAAGACAAACTATTAGCAAACATGTTTGTGATCTCCAAGTGCTCATTTTATCAGACACAAGGTTTATGAGATAAGTGAGCGTAGGAATTCCCAGGGGCACGACAAATGGGATACATAATACACTTGCATGATTTAGAACAAGATTGATGCATGTTGGTATATGGTCCGGATTTCTTTCCAAGTGTTCAGAGAATTTCAATTTTCATATATCTATTTCTTCTAGGAAATAGATACCAAATGATAACTTCAACATGAAAAGTTAAAGAGTTTCAGGACAACAGCGTCAAGAGTCTTGCAACTTACATTCTGAGAAGACACTATGGTACCAACTCGACGTTGCAGCAGTGCTAGCATGTATCCAAAGAAGCCAGCCGCCACAAGCACTGCAATACCTGCAATCCATTGAACTTTGTCATGATAAATCTGTCAGTTGTTGAACACTACAGATTAAAAATGCTACAGGAAATTTACCTAAAGGAAAGCCACTTCCATACTGATATGCACAATCATCAAAATGAAGATGAATCTCACGGATTGCCTGATTTCCTCTGTCTATAACTAGGAGGGAGCAGCTGCTTCCTATATAGACCACATCAAAATCATTAGAAAATTTTGCATCCTCACTTGGTCCATCTATATGCCCCCCTCCACGAGCCTTTTTCCCTCCGGCAATTGTTGTAATTCCTGCGAAAAGAAGTACCAGTTAGATGCTTCCATATTTCACACCCATGAGCTCACAAGATCTCTGTTCCAAGAGGGACTACTGTTACCAAATGCTACACATCTAGAAATTAAGCAGGCCAACTTGttaccaaataaaataaaatggggtGATGTATGCCCTGCACTTTATGACTAAAATCAATGAGAATTTCAGTGATGCTCAATGGCATCTTTAATATTAGGTCTTTTCAAAGCTTAATGAAAAGATTGCCAGATTACCGGAGTCACTTATCTTCCTGATTGCCATATTGTCAGTATCAGCAATGTAAATGTTTCCCCTGTCATCAAGGGTAAGCCCCTTCGGATGGTTCAACCTTGCTTCCCTTAGTCTCCCATCTATATGTCCTGAATAACCTTCAGCAGATCCAGCAACCAGCTTTGGTCTGCTATCTGAAATTTATCCACATGTATTAGAAGTCGTTCTTAATCAGCACAATAGCACAAATCACTTCACATCTAGGTAGTACATGGAATGCtaaaagtttaaaaataaaaaatggaagTTTTCACAGATGTTGGATGATGGCAACATTACGATAGCTAATCACTAATCAACATGAGGGAGGTCAGAAGATCTTGTTCCATCATATGAAGGAAAATATGCACCAGCAATGAGCTATCAACATAAAAAGCTTATCAATGACCGCTTGTAGTAAAGAACTTTTTCATGCGAGTCCTGCAGTTGCCAATCAAAGGACGATTCAAGTAAGTTGGACTACCATTAATTGTGTGGTTGTGTGAGCAAATAATCATTGTTACGACCATAAAGTAGGATTCATCCTCCAACATGGATAACAAGTTAACTAAAAGCGCAAGAAGACAATGTAAGCATTAGCCGAAACAGAGAATTTTCAAGATTATGGAAGGAAGCTTACACAGTGATAGTGAGGAAGAGATCCTGTACAGATTACTATTAGCAGAGTCCAATATCAGAAGCTCTCCACTGGGCAATACTTCCAGAGAGTACGGCTCAATACCCAGCTTACTTCCATCAAACACAGTTTCCACCGTGTACCCACTCTCAAATTTCATCATCGGACGGCCAGAAATTGCTGTAACATCAGAATTCTGGTGAGACCCACAACCCCGGATGAAAACCTTCCCCAGAGAAgaaaaacgaaaaagaaaaacaaatccaaGCAAATCCAGTGCAGTGGTTTtcagaagaaaaataacaaaGAGATCTGTACCTGTCTTAGTGGTAGCTTTCAGTGACTTCACCCATTTCATCAGCATTGAAATTGCATTCGAGAGAAACCCATTTACTATTCCTGCCCAAAATTAGCATTCCAGCATCAAAACCAAAGAAGCAAAAAGCCACCACAAAATTACTAAATTACAAACACATTTTCACACCCATTTATGCCTGCAAACATATACTAATTCAAGAGAAATTTTCAAGTCATTCAGGGCCTCTTCTTCTGGACTCCCCGTCCCCATTCCCCTTCGCAAGTACATATAAAACAATATGAAGAAAGGATATTTTGAGCTGAAAAACAGAAACAGATCAAAATGCAGGAAGCTTGTCGaacccaaaaaggaaaaaaaaaataaaagaaaagagaatttaCTCACTGGCtggtgaagaagaagaagctgaAGCAGAAGCAGAAGCAAAAGAACCAGAAAGCAGCAAAAAAGCGAGGATCGAAAGCGTAACATTTCTACCCATGAGTCTCGCTCAGACCGGAAAAATGATTGGTAAAAAAGCAGAGAAGTTGGGATATTCCAGCTTAGGAGAAGAATGTGGGTACTGAAGCTGAAGCCCTAGTATCAagaatgtggttttagtgaaaAAGAGGAGAAACCAGAGAGCAGAGCGATGGGGTTTGGTTGTGGGTTCTGAGAATATTTGCTTTTTACTACAGGGAAAAGAAACGGGGAAAAAGTGTACGGGgggattttgagggaaagg
Encoded proteins:
- the LOC113717258 gene encoding uncharacterized protein isoform X2, whose amino-acid sequence is MGRNVTLSILAFLLLSGSFASASASASSSSPARIVNGFLSNAISMLMKWVKSLKATTKTAISGRPMMKFESGYTVETVFDGSKLGIEPYSLEVLPSGELLILDSANSNLYRISSSLSLYSRPKLVAGSAEGYSGHIDGRLREARLNHPKGLTLDDRGNIYIADTDNMAIRKISDSGITTIAGGKKARGGGHIDGPSEDAKFSNDFDVVYIGSSCSLLVIDRGNQAIREIHLHFDDCAYQYGSGFPLGIAVLVAAGFFGYMLALLQRRVGTIVSSQNDESLLKPSSENPYQMPVKSSVRPPLIPTEDEEDKQEESFFGSLGRLLGQTGASALEILGGLFPWFQRKSWNYQSQPQEQQQKYSQGWPVQDSYEVPDEDEPPSIEARTPTPRKTYAFMSKDSENKMQQLRESHAFYSGWDGNFQQQPLQQMQKQQHRHQHHSSAPHTYFEQSPEKTNEIVFGAVQQDRRREAMVIKPLDPGNPVYDRRNIRTRSNSMGYGHGN
- the LOC113717258 gene encoding uncharacterized protein isoform X3, with amino-acid sequence MGRNVTLSILAFLLLSGSFASASASASSSSPAINGFLSNAISMLMKWVKSLKATTKTAISGRPMMKFESGYTVETVFDGSKLGIEPYSLEVLPSGELLILDSANSNLYRISSSLSLYSRPKLVAGSAEGYSGHIDGRLREARLNHPKGLTLDDRGNIYIADTDNMAIRKISDSGITTIAGGKKARGGGHIDGPSEDAKFSNDFDVVYIGSSCSLLVIDRGNQAIREIHLHFDDCAYQYGSGFPLGIAVLVAAGFFGYMLALLQRRVGTIVSSQNKDESLLKPSSENPYQMPVKSSVRPPLIPTEDEEDKQEESFFGSLGRLLGQTGASALEILGGLFPWFQRKSWNYQSQPQEQQQKYSQGWPVQDSYEVPDEDEPPSIEARTPTPRKTYAFMSKDSENKMQQLRESHAFYSGWDGNFQQQPLQQMQKQQHRHQHHSSAPHTYFEQSPEKTNEIVFGAVQQDRRREAMVIKPLDPGNPVYDRRNIRTRSNSMGYGHGN
- the LOC113717258 gene encoding uncharacterized protein isoform X1 — protein: MGRNVTLSILAFLLLSGSFASASASASSSSPARIVNGFLSNAISMLMKWVKSLKATTKTAISGRPMMKFESGYTVETVFDGSKLGIEPYSLEVLPSGELLILDSANSNLYRISSSLSLYSRPKLVAGSAEGYSGHIDGRLREARLNHPKGLTLDDRGNIYIADTDNMAIRKISDSGITTIAGGKKARGGGHIDGPSEDAKFSNDFDVVYIGSSCSLLVIDRGNQAIREIHLHFDDCAYQYGSGFPLGIAVLVAAGFFGYMLALLQRRVGTIVSSQNKDESLLKPSSENPYQMPVKSSVRPPLIPTEDEEDKQEESFFGSLGRLLGQTGASALEILGGLFPWFQRKSWNYQSQPQEQQQKYSQGWPVQDSYEVPDEDEPPSIEARTPTPRKTYAFMSKDSENKMQQLRESHAFYSGWDGNFQQQPLQQMQKQQHRHQHHSSAPHTYFEQSPEKTNEIVFGAVQQDRRREAMVIKPLDPGNPVYDRRNIRTRSNSMGYGHGN